In one Chryseobacterium camelliae genomic region, the following are encoded:
- a CDS encoding T9SS type B sorting domain-containing protein: protein MKRLLLSFVLLFFTFNTVFAQKDTDHWIAPYYASTTYTQALYLSTDSVTPFDVKIYTGDNFATLLGTVTISKGNPITYPILSANIATNVANEAQTPLTKGIYLQGNKAFFCTLRMVAGTTHAEIVTSKGKAGIGNEFYVANTPSQYSTTGNNFTAGILATEDNTNVTVSWAGTPSFFGINAPTGNTITFKLDKGESYIFAGTGSPATNMSSFIGAKIVSDKPVSLTNGNVNGNFGTVPGSSGSDAILDQSVPTSRLGNTFAMVKSVTTTDDLEGAIVVATKNNTQIFVNGSGTALATLNAGEWYRITLSNFVAQGASGHYNMFISTTENVYVYQLVATTNNATCGFNYIPPLNCFLPKSIDEIAKINEMPLGPGGASQVIPVGSPSSPTTLKLNILTEAGATVTYSINGAAPITPAATDGPYPLTGNTTWVTYGITGISGNVAIQSNKAVTAGINGGYSTSGYGGYFAGFSSVPVITKKSGDCAPGIILEVNAGYDTYQWYLNGNIIPGATSNTYAPLVGGNYTVKVTVGGCLTAATTPIFKVFSCLKETTKSDETCGPKIIQPTFTSSTQTPVASTVKIITPPTNGTAVVNANGTITYSPNIGFAGSDVIVYKFCGNAPEFIDCEQVTHTIKIVPLVGKEPTITACQYDTNPTALFDLTTANVTDYPAPSIKRYFPTLNDMNTNNNEITDPKKYASAGGFVYVKIAAEGGCNGTAKIKLVTIPIKRSPLLVDKFICIDERTSLDAGAGYDSYQWSTGATTPSIQGVPVGEYTVVLENKGCFLLQTVHVKKAQDPVITKIEITNNTATVIVNGGVAPYKYAVDGITTWQDSNVFTNLSRGQHTFYVKDAYNCTPVSVEVTVPNLINAITPNGDHVNDVIDYSALAYKENLTFVVYDRYGNKIFTGDKFNNYRWDGKGSGKKIVTGTYWYHINWNEPNTAKTPIQYSGWILVKNRE from the coding sequence ATGAAAAGACTTTTACTCTCTTTCGTATTATTGTTTTTTACATTTAATACCGTCTTTGCTCAGAAAGACACAGACCATTGGATCGCTCCTTATTATGCTTCCACAACCTATACACAAGCTTTGTATTTATCTACTGATTCTGTAACCCCTTTTGATGTTAAAATATACACAGGAGATAATTTTGCAACTTTACTGGGAACCGTTACCATTAGCAAGGGCAATCCTATCACCTATCCTATCTTATCTGCCAATATTGCTACAAACGTGGCAAATGAAGCACAGACTCCTCTTACTAAAGGGATCTATCTTCAAGGAAATAAAGCTTTTTTCTGTACCTTAAGAATGGTAGCCGGTACCACCCATGCAGAAATTGTCACCAGTAAAGGTAAGGCTGGGATCGGTAATGAATTTTACGTAGCTAACACTCCTTCACAATATTCAACCACGGGTAATAATTTTACAGCCGGAATATTAGCTACAGAAGACAATACAAATGTAACCGTAAGCTGGGCGGGAACCCCGTCTTTTTTCGGGATTAATGCACCTACCGGAAATACCATTACTTTTAAATTAGACAAAGGAGAATCTTATATTTTTGCCGGCACGGGTTCTCCGGCTACAAATATGTCTTCATTTATTGGAGCAAAAATAGTTTCCGATAAGCCAGTTTCTTTAACCAATGGAAACGTAAACGGAAACTTCGGAACCGTACCCGGATCTTCAGGATCAGACGCTATTCTTGACCAGTCGGTTCCTACAAGCAGATTAGGAAATACATTTGCGATGGTAAAATCTGTTACAACAACCGACGATCTGGAAGGCGCTATTGTAGTTGCTACCAAAAACAATACACAGATTTTTGTAAATGGATCTGGGACAGCCTTAGCAACTCTCAATGCGGGAGAATGGTACAGAATAACTCTATCAAACTTTGTGGCACAAGGAGCTTCCGGACATTACAATATGTTCATTTCCACCACGGAAAATGTTTACGTATATCAATTAGTGGCTACTACTAATAATGCAACCTGTGGTTTTAATTATATTCCACCATTGAACTGTTTTTTACCGAAATCCATTGATGAAATTGCGAAAATCAACGAGATGCCTCTTGGTCCCGGCGGAGCAAGTCAGGTTATTCCGGTAGGGTCGCCTTCATCACCCACTACCCTCAAATTAAACATATTAACTGAAGCTGGGGCAACAGTTACTTATAGCATTAACGGGGCAGCTCCTATAACACCTGCTGCGACTGACGGACCTTATCCACTTACCGGAAACACGACTTGGGTAACATACGGAATTACAGGCATTTCAGGCAACGTAGCCATACAATCTAACAAGGCAGTTACCGCCGGTATTAATGGAGGATACAGCACTTCGGGATATGGAGGATATTTTGCAGGATTCTCGTCAGTACCGGTAATTACAAAAAAATCCGGGGATTGTGCACCGGGTATTATTTTGGAAGTAAATGCCGGCTACGATACTTACCAATGGTATTTAAACGGTAATATTATTCCGGGAGCAACTTCAAATACTTATGCGCCATTAGTAGGAGGTAACTACACCGTGAAAGTAACTGTGGGAGGATGCCTAACTGCCGCTACAACTCCAATTTTTAAAGTATTTTCATGTTTAAAAGAAACTACAAAATCGGATGAAACTTGCGGACCTAAAATCATACAGCCTACATTCACTTCCTCAACACAGACTCCGGTTGCAAGTACAGTAAAAATCATCACCCCACCGACGAATGGTACAGCAGTAGTAAACGCAAACGGAACTATTACTTATTCTCCGAATATTGGTTTTGCTGGCTCAGATGTAATTGTTTACAAATTCTGTGGAAATGCTCCTGAATTCATAGATTGTGAACAGGTAACTCATACCATAAAAATTGTACCTCTTGTTGGAAAAGAGCCTACCATCACGGCATGCCAGTATGACACCAACCCTACTGCATTATTTGATCTTACTACTGCAAATGTGACCGATTACCCTGCTCCTAGCATAAAAAGATATTTTCCGACATTGAATGACATGAACACTAATAATAATGAGATCACAGATCCTAAAAAATATGCTTCGGCAGGTGGTTTCGTTTATGTTAAGATAGCTGCGGAAGGAGGTTGTAACGGAACTGCAAAAATTAAATTAGTTACAATTCCTATAAAAAGATCGCCACTTTTGGTTGACAAGTTTATTTGTATTGATGAAAGAACATCACTAGATGCAGGAGCAGGCTATGACAGCTACCAATGGAGCACAGGAGCTACGACACCTTCAATTCAGGGGGTACCTGTAGGAGAATACACTGTAGTTCTTGAAAACAAAGGATGTTTCTTACTACAAACTGTACATGTTAAAAAAGCTCAGGATCCTGTAATTACTAAAATAGAAATCACCAACAATACAGCTACTGTAATTGTAAACGGAGGAGTTGCTCCTTACAAATATGCAGTAGACGGAATTACGACTTGGCAAGATTCAAATGTATTTACAAACTTATCAAGAGGACAACATACTTTCTACGTAAAAGATGCTTATAACTGTACTCCGGTTTCGGTAGAAGTCACTGTTCCAAACTTAATCAACGCAATTACTCCGAACGGTGATCATGTAAATGATGTTATCGACTACAGTGCATTAGCCTATAAAGAGAATCTTACATTTGTAGTTTATGACAGATATGGCAACAAGATTTTCACCGGTGATAAATTCAATAACTACCGTTGGGACGGAAAAGGATCCGGGAAAAAAATTGTGACAGGTACTTACTGGTATCATATCAATTGGAACGAACCTAATACCGCTAAAACGCCTATACAATATAGCGGCTGGATATTGGTAAAAAACAGAGAATAA
- a CDS encoding gliding motility-associated C-terminal domain-containing protein — MKKFLLSLVLILFSINTLFAQRDTEHWIAPYYADTSGYNHMLYLSTDSTTPFTVTIYSNNVALGTVTISKGNPQTYLLPANYIAATSTFDAYTIINKGVYLKGTKPFYCTLRIAQTSHGEVVTSKGKAGIGTKFYAAATRITSSGYSFTTGILATEDNTKVTVSDYDPNMQFTNQTAPPLTTTFTLNKGQSFLFAGDGNVTPNYSGFIGAKIVSDKPITVTNGNANGNFGTSANSGSDLILDQSVPTSRLGNTFAMVKTRSTAPANNMEGAIVIATENNTEIYVNGGTTPLATLNEGDWYRINETNYANQGSGHSNMFISTTKNVYVYQLVGVGTADNTGGFNYIPPLNCFLPRKIDEVGKINEMPLGTGGASVVYSGLIVKLNILTEAGATVSYTVNGGAPTTPTPAQGPFPLTGNANWVTYAITGIGGTVAVTSDKAVTAGINGGYSTAGYGGYFAGFSSIPLISKTTGDCIPGIILEVDDSYDTYQWYLNGNPITGANSFSYTPTVGGNYTVKVTIGSCPAETTPVFKVFTCLTESNKAMNVCDISQVVIPEFTVSTQTYNPSTVTIVTPPTNGIATINPVTGVINYTPNVNYVGTDTIVYKFCGNAPEFVDCEEVTLTFTVSELPEVTNATLRTCFLEGNTATGEFNLTIAPVTTQTGVTKQYYPSNTDAVNGTNEILNPGNYIAPSGVVYVKVTNGNGCYRIAQVTLIVFPPTTSSVLTEKVICIEDKTTLDAGPNFDGYQWSTGATTQSISDVTVGTYWVRLKTGECWTKQTVKVYPAQQPVISSIDIATNTVTVNATGGTAPYKYSMDNINWQDSNVFTDVPRGNGMVYVKDAYDCNPTTVEITIPNIINVITPNSDGVNDILDYSELGHKSNLVIDIFDRYGTKIYQANKANGYKWDGSTNGSKKVSTGSYWFSVSWNEPNAKQTPIKYSGWILVKNRE; from the coding sequence ATGAAAAAATTTCTACTCAGCTTGGTATTGATTCTCTTTTCAATCAATACTTTGTTTGCTCAGAGAGATACTGAACACTGGATAGCTCCATACTATGCAGATACTTCAGGATATAATCATATGCTGTATCTCTCTACAGACTCTACCACTCCTTTTACTGTCACCATATATAGCAATAATGTAGCTTTGGGGACGGTTACAATCAGTAAAGGAAACCCACAAACCTATTTATTACCGGCAAATTATATTGCAGCAACGTCTACATTTGATGCATATACGATTATTAATAAAGGGGTTTATCTAAAGGGAACCAAACCTTTTTACTGCACATTAAGAATAGCACAAACTTCTCACGGAGAAGTAGTTACTTCAAAAGGTAAAGCAGGTATAGGAACTAAATTTTATGCTGCTGCCACACGAATTACATCATCAGGGTATAGTTTTACTACAGGAATACTAGCTACAGAAGACAATACCAAGGTAACCGTTTCTGACTATGACCCAAATATGCAGTTTACTAACCAAACTGCACCGCCATTAACAACTACCTTTACGCTGAACAAAGGACAATCTTTTCTTTTTGCCGGTGACGGGAATGTAACTCCTAATTACAGTGGTTTTATCGGTGCAAAAATTGTATCAGACAAACCTATTACCGTAACCAACGGGAATGCTAACGGTAACTTCGGAACAAGTGCCAATAGTGGTTCTGACCTTATCTTAGACCAATCTGTACCAACATCAAGATTAGGGAATACCTTTGCAATGGTAAAAACAAGATCAACAGCTCCAGCCAATAATATGGAAGGTGCTATTGTTATAGCAACAGAAAACAATACCGAAATCTATGTAAATGGTGGAACAACGCCACTTGCCACTCTAAATGAAGGAGATTGGTACAGAATTAATGAAACCAACTACGCAAACCAAGGAAGTGGACATTCTAACATGTTTATCAGTACTACAAAAAATGTATATGTATATCAATTGGTTGGTGTAGGAACAGCAGATAATACCGGAGGGTTTAACTACATACCACCTTTAAACTGTTTTTTACCTAGAAAAATAGACGAAGTTGGAAAAATAAACGAAATGCCCCTTGGTACTGGTGGAGCAAGTGTCGTATATAGCGGATTAATTGTAAAATTGAACATTCTTACTGAAGCCGGCGCAACTGTTTCTTATACTGTAAACGGAGGAGCACCAACGACACCAACTCCCGCACAAGGTCCGTTTCCACTTACCGGAAATGCAAACTGGGTGACGTATGCCATTACAGGTATTGGAGGAACTGTAGCAGTGACATCTGATAAAGCTGTAACTGCAGGGATAAACGGAGGATACAGCACTGCAGGATACGGAGGATACTTCGCCGGATTCTCTTCAATCCCTCTTATTTCAAAAACAACAGGAGATTGTATTCCGGGAATTATTTTAGAAGTTGATGATAGCTACGATACTTATCAGTGGTATTTGAATGGTAACCCAATTACTGGAGCTAATTCATTCTCATATACACCTACAGTTGGAGGTAATTACACTGTAAAAGTTACCATAGGTAGCTGCCCTGCCGAAACAACTCCAGTTTTCAAAGTATTCACATGTTTAACTGAGTCTAATAAAGCGATGAATGTTTGTGATATTTCGCAGGTAGTTATCCCGGAATTCACGGTTTCGACACAAACTTATAATCCAAGTACAGTAACTATTGTTACACCACCTACCAATGGTATTGCAACAATAAATCCGGTAACAGGAGTTATTAATTATACTCCAAACGTAAACTACGTAGGAACCGATACCATCGTATATAAATTCTGTGGAAATGCACCTGAGTTTGTAGACTGCGAGGAAGTGACATTAACATTCACTGTTTCAGAACTTCCTGAAGTAACCAATGCTACATTAAGAACCTGCTTCTTGGAAGGTAATACTGCTACAGGAGAATTCAATCTTACCATAGCTCCTGTAACAACACAGACAGGTGTAACCAAACAATATTACCCATCTAATACGGATGCTGTAAACGGAACGAATGAAATTTTAAATCCGGGCAACTATATCGCACCAAGTGGTGTAGTATATGTAAAAGTAACCAACGGTAACGGTTGTTATAGAATTGCTCAGGTGACACTTATCGTATTCCCTCCTACTACATCATCAGTATTAACTGAGAAAGTTATCTGTATCGAGGATAAAACAACACTAGATGCAGGTCCTAATTTCGATGGTTACCAATGGAGCACAGGAGCAACAACGCAATCAATTTCAGATGTGACTGTGGGTACATACTGGGTAAGATTAAAGACTGGAGAATGCTGGACTAAACAAACTGTAAAAGTATATCCTGCACAACAACCGGTAATTTCAAGCATTGATATCGCTACCAATACAGTTACTGTAAATGCAACAGGAGGAACTGCTCCATACAAATATTCTATGGATAACATCAACTGGCAAGATTCTAATGTCTTTACTGATGTACCTAGAGGAAACGGAATGGTATACGTGAAAGATGCTTATGATTGTAACCCTACTACCGTAGAAATTACTATTCCTAATATCATCAACGTGATTACTCCGAATAGCGATGGTGTAAATGATATTTTAGATTACTCTGAATTAGGTCACAAATCTAATCTGGTGATCGATATCTTTGATAGATACGGAACTAAAATATACCAGGCAAACAAAGCCAACGGATACAAATGGGACGGCTCAACGAACGGAAGCAAAAAAGTATCTACAGGAAGCTACTGGTTCAGCGTAAGTTGGAATGAGCCTAATGCTAAACAAACTCCAATCAAATATTCAGGATGGATTTTGGTTAAAAACAGAGAATAA
- a CDS encoding T9SS type B sorting domain-containing protein, with translation MKKILSFLFIFFIFMSTFAQLDREHWFAPMIDRTGNPNPYQKLYLSTNRTTPFPVSIYNNNILIGTVTISKNNPQKFDVLRDYIITVSQADLFTTTTKGLYLKADFPFYANLRFSVFNHAEIITSKGIPSTGKTFYAANAPITVSNNILNFMTSILATEDNTTVTISGYKSTVQFSNGTTGVTNPTITFTLNKGKSYIIDGKGDVTGNFDGFIGAKIVANKAINVTNGNFNGQYAGNNPTSSDILMDQAVPVDRLGTEFALVKGNGSIGTNMEGALVIATEDNTQIFVNNEIPPIATLNTGQYFVIPDTKYILQGNSHYNLYIKTSKNAYIYQLLAGNSASGSEVATGGFNFIPALNCYLPKQINELGFIDENFVHSNNNPNGILNIPTKLNLITQKGAVVTVNGSTPLASTGPFDMTGTNNWVTYGIPNTAGTITVISNKAITAGINAGSDAVGYGGFFAGFPTQPFILQSGAGCAPGVTLTVDPLIYDSYQWYRNGSIIPGATNSTYSPTQAGFYSCSVTMGSCAPLVSNEVKILNCTKQSTATYNVCAIQTITPTFTTSTQTPVPSTVSIVTQATLGTASINPTTGVITYTPTNPGTTTGTDTFTYTFCGNDPVFPDCETVVVTVNLSALTTNSATIYACNINNQGTFNLTSANVSNNSPITITYYPTLVDAQTENPSALITSPTAYTATNGTIVYAVVKNNNGCKSIAQITLSLYNLAIVLPNYSGVFCDDNFDGTVTINLQNITPIVLNNPTYFTNVRYYANLTDANAGNANTLPNNWSYTTATTIYIRVDSPDGCAAVVQPLNFSIGQQIQLLTDRVTTSLCDEDLDGSKQVNLLPFIPQFTTDPSVTYTFHSNLLDAQNGTTPINSVISLSGTQTIYIRFEKNGVCPAIGKIIITIKTPKKSDILLDQIICAKTTTTLDAGSGFESYVWSTGASTSSITDVPVGNYWVDLTYNGCVYRQFVNVIEAQLPSIISIDINGTTVTINVAGGFPPYQYSLDGINWQSSNVFYNVARGSHVVYVRDSKSCEIVEKPFVVVKLINTITPSGDGHNDQINYSGLADKTNFEFRIFDRYGAEVFKGTPTNNYTWDGTMGGRNVPTATYWYFVSWVESGTIPTTVKYTSWLLVKHR, from the coding sequence ATGAAAAAAATTCTATCTTTTTTATTTATATTTTTCATTTTCATGTCTACTTTTGCACAGCTAGACAGAGAACATTGGTTTGCTCCTATGATTGATAGAACAGGAAACCCAAATCCTTATCAAAAGCTCTATTTATCAACCAACCGTACTACGCCTTTCCCTGTAAGCATTTACAACAACAATATTTTAATCGGTACTGTAACAATCAGTAAAAATAATCCTCAGAAATTTGATGTTTTAAGAGATTATATCATCACTGTTTCACAAGCAGACCTGTTTACGACAACAACCAAAGGACTTTATTTAAAAGCTGATTTTCCTTTTTACGCCAATCTTAGATTCTCTGTTTTTAATCATGCAGAAATCATCACATCAAAAGGGATACCTTCAACCGGAAAAACTTTTTATGCCGCAAATGCTCCCATTACGGTAAGCAATAATATTCTGAACTTCATGACAAGTATTTTAGCAACTGAAGATAATACAACAGTTACTATTTCAGGGTACAAATCTACCGTTCAGTTTTCCAATGGAACAACCGGAGTTACTAATCCTACGATAACATTCACTTTAAACAAAGGAAAATCTTATATTATTGATGGTAAAGGAGATGTTACAGGTAATTTTGATGGCTTTATAGGGGCTAAAATTGTTGCTAACAAAGCCATTAATGTGACCAATGGTAATTTCAATGGACAATATGCAGGAAATAACCCTACAAGCTCGGATATTTTAATGGATCAGGCAGTTCCAGTCGACAGGTTAGGAACCGAATTTGCCTTGGTAAAAGGAAACGGAAGTATTGGAACGAACATGGAGGGAGCTCTGGTAATAGCCACTGAAGATAATACTCAGATTTTTGTAAATAATGAGATTCCACCTATCGCTACATTGAATACCGGTCAATATTTTGTTATTCCTGATACAAAATATATTTTACAAGGAAATAGCCATTACAATTTATACATAAAAACTTCAAAAAATGCCTACATTTATCAGTTGCTTGCCGGAAATTCTGCTTCAGGAAGTGAAGTTGCAACAGGTGGTTTTAATTTTATTCCGGCTTTAAACTGTTACTTACCGAAACAAATTAATGAGCTTGGCTTTATTGATGAAAACTTTGTGCACTCTAATAATAACCCTAACGGAATTTTAAATATTCCTACCAAATTAAATCTTATTACTCAAAAAGGAGCCGTTGTAACAGTTAATGGAAGTACTCCTCTTGCCAGCACAGGACCTTTTGATATGACGGGAACCAACAACTGGGTAACCTATGGAATTCCAAATACGGCAGGAACGATTACCGTTATCTCAAACAAGGCCATTACTGCGGGTATCAATGCAGGAAGTGACGCTGTAGGATATGGAGGCTTTTTTGCAGGATTCCCAACCCAACCTTTTATTTTGCAATCAGGGGCAGGATGCGCTCCGGGCGTTACCCTTACTGTTGACCCTCTAATATATGACAGCTATCAATGGTATAGAAACGGATCCATCATACCGGGAGCTACAAACTCGACTTATAGTCCTACTCAGGCAGGTTTTTATTCTTGTTCGGTAACGATGGGAAGCTGTGCCCCGCTTGTTTCCAATGAAGTTAAAATTTTAAATTGTACCAAGCAAAGTACTGCAACTTATAATGTGTGTGCAATCCAGACCATCACTCCTACATTCACAACCTCCACACAGACTCCCGTTCCTTCTACCGTATCAATTGTAACTCAGGCTACCCTTGGTACAGCAAGTATTAATCCTACAACAGGAGTAATTACTTACACGCCTACCAACCCCGGAACAACAACCGGTACAGATACTTTCACCTATACCTTCTGCGGAAACGATCCCGTTTTTCCGGATTGTGAAACTGTAGTAGTTACCGTTAATCTATCAGCCCTTACTACAAACAGCGCAACAATTTATGCATGTAATATCAATAATCAGGGAACGTTCAATCTGACTTCTGCCAATGTAAGCAACAACTCTCCTATTACGATCACCTATTATCCGACATTAGTAGATGCACAGACTGAAAACCCAAGTGCGCTTATTACTTCTCCTACAGCTTATACAGCAACCAATGGAACCATTGTATATGCGGTTGTAAAAAATAATAACGGTTGTAAAAGTATTGCTCAAATTACATTAAGTCTTTACAATCTGGCTATAGTTCTTCCTAACTATTCCGGCGTCTTTTGTGATGATAATTTTGATGGCACTGTTACTATAAACCTTCAAAATATCACTCCAATAGTTCTTAATAATCCGACCTATTTTACCAATGTAAGATATTATGCAAATCTTACGGATGCTAATGCTGGAAATGCCAATACACTTCCTAATAATTGGAGCTATACAACAGCAACTACAATTTATATCCGCGTAGATTCACCCGATGGATGTGCTGCTGTAGTGCAACCGCTAAATTTCTCTATCGGGCAGCAAATTCAGCTATTAACAGACCGCGTTACCACAAGTCTCTGCGATGAGGATTTGGATGGCAGTAAGCAGGTTAACTTATTACCGTTTATCCCTCAATTTACAACAGATCCAAGTGTTACTTACACTTTCCACAGTAATTTGCTAGATGCACAAAACGGCACAACCCCGATTAATAGTGTTATAAGCCTTTCAGGAACTCAAACGATATATATAAGATTTGAAAAAAATGGGGTTTGTCCTGCTATCGGAAAAATAATTATTACCATTAAAACTCCTAAAAAATCTGATATTTTATTAGATCAGATAATCTGTGCAAAAACAACCACTACCCTGGATGCAGGCTCTGGTTTTGAGTCTTATGTTTGGAGCACGGGTGCTTCAACGTCGTCTATTACGGATGTACCTGTCGGAAACTATTGGGTAGACCTTACCTACAACGGCTGTGTATACAGACAATTTGTGAATGTAATAGAAGCCCAGCTTCCGTCCATCATTTCTATTGACATCAACGGAACTACTGTCACGATAAACGTAGCCGGAGGTTTCCCTCCTTATCAATATTCCTTGGATGGAATCAACTGGCAAAGCTCCAATGTTTTCTATAATGTCGCTAGGGGATCTCATGTTGTATATGTAAGAGACTCGAAAAGCTGTGAAATTGTAGAAAAACCGTTTGTCGTTGTAAAACTGATTAATACCATTACCCCAAGCGGAGACGGGCACAATGACCAGATCAACTACTCCGGTCTTGCTGATAAAACCAACTTCGAGTTTAGAATTTTCGACAGGTACGGTGCTGAAGTTTTTAAGGGAACCCCTACCAATAATTATACCTGGGATGGAACCATGGGCGGAAGAAATGTTCCGACAGCAACCTATTGGTATTTTGTAAGTTGGGTTGAATCAGGAACAATTCCTACTACTGTAAAATATACAAGCTGGCTTTTGGTAAAACACAGATAA
- a CDS encoding DUF6759 domain-containing protein, which translates to MKNLLFLLSTVLFINLSAQGKDKDYSNILKSKNIYELNAFLRDAHPDEPRRSVIKPRVMQLMKDYIKNAAPGDPKVKSMQENLALLKRRSSTKITFDEMNAKIREKQIARYRAELASGVSSVKYTPSTAQNVYVASTAATTTKVAIPDTEADEFNMLMGGNATEHKNKTVKILNSLFDNDPNAKECIVMIENNSDCNIIVRMEGIGNTKYRLAVPAHGDNSIVIEKGNYLFTSIVCGAQYASQKTVQKPIMVALSNPK; encoded by the coding sequence ATGAAGAATTTACTTTTTTTATTGAGTACAGTATTATTTATTAACCTTTCTGCCCAGGGGAAAGATAAGGATTACAGCAATATTTTAAAAAGCAAAAATATCTATGAACTCAATGCTTTTTTACGAGATGCCCATCCCGATGAACCTCGCCGTTCTGTAATAAAACCAAGAGTAATGCAGCTGATGAAAGATTATATAAAAAATGCAGCTCCGGGAGATCCAAAAGTAAAAAGTATGCAGGAAAACCTTGCTCTTTTAAAAAGAAGATCTTCTACCAAAATTACATTTGATGAGATGAATGCAAAAATCCGGGAAAAACAGATTGCAAGATACAGAGCAGAGCTGGCTTCGGGAGTATCATCAGTAAAATATACGCCAAGTACCGCGCAAAATGTGTATGTAGCCAGTACTGCGGCAACCACTACAAAAGTTGCCATTCCGGATACAGAAGCAGATGAATTTAATATGCTGATGGGCGGTAATGCGACTGAACATAAGAATAAAACCGTAAAAATATTAAACTCACTATTTGATAATGATCCTAATGCCAAAGAATGTATTGTGATGATCGAAAACAATTCGGATTGTAATATTATCGTAAGAATGGAGGGTATCGGAAATACTAAGTACCGTCTTGCAGTACCGGCACACGGTGACAATTCTATAGTAATCGAAAAAGGAAATTATCTATTTACCAGTATTGTTTGCGGGGCACAGTATGCATCACAGAAGACGGTTCAAAAGCCTATTATGGTGGCTCTGAGCAACCCTAAATAA
- the trmB gene encoding tRNA (guanosine(46)-N7)-methyltransferase TrmB, producing MGKNKLARFAENKILSNVVQPTREEALEGFRLKGNWRKDFFKNENPIVLELGCGKGEYSVGLAKTFPEKNFIGIDIKGARFWFGAKEAVDNNMTNVAFLRSQIELVDCFFAENEVDEIWITFPDPQIKYRRTKHRLTHPDFLDRYKKFLKPGGIIHLKTDSEFLHGYTLGYLQGAGYEIISAHHDVYGAPEYDPGTPHLRDIRTYYEELFSAKGKTITYIKFRIN from the coding sequence ATGGGCAAAAATAAACTGGCGAGATTCGCTGAAAACAAAATATTATCAAATGTAGTTCAGCCGACAAGAGAAGAAGCTCTGGAAGGTTTTAGGCTAAAAGGAAACTGGAGAAAAGATTTTTTCAAAAATGAAAACCCTATTGTTTTAGAACTGGGTTGTGGAAAAGGAGAATATTCTGTAGGTCTCGCAAAAACTTTTCCTGAAAAGAATTTTATAGGAATTGATATTAAAGGGGCCAGATTTTGGTTTGGAGCTAAAGAAGCAGTTGATAACAACATGACCAATGTTGCGTTCTTAAGAAGCCAGATCGAATTGGTAGACTGTTTTTTTGCTGAGAATGAAGTTGATGAAATCTGGATTACCTTCCCGGATCCTCAGATCAAATACCGCCGTACAAAACACAGATTAACGCATCCTGATTTTCTTGACCGATATAAAAAGTTTCTAAAACCGGGCGGCATCATTCACTTAAAAACAGATTCTGAGTTCTTGCATGGCTATACGTTGGGATACCTTCAAGGAGCAGGCTATGAAATTATCAGTGCACATCATGATGTTTACGGAGCTCCTGAATACGATCCAGGTACTCCACATTTAAGAGATATCAGAACCTATTATGAAGAGTTATTTTCTGCAAAAGGAAAAACAATTACATATATAAAGTTCAGAATAAACTAA